GATTCTTATAGGTATTTTGTGTTTCTTAGTTATTTTCATGTCATTTTGTCACAAAAAAGAACTGCTATTAAAATAGCATGATGTACTCTAACCATCACATACTACAGCCCTCTGACTGTCACATATAGTCTCCTAGCTGCCACATGTATCATTCCAATCCCTTCTTTTTGAGAGATGGTGGCCTAGTGCACTGAGGCATGAGAGATGAAGGCATTTCATGGTTATAGGTACATCTTGCCTTCAAATCAAGTTTGCTGTGTTTCTATTGATTTCCAAAGAGTGGGCATTATTATATTATACAATATCATCTAcagtatatctatctatatacacACCAGGAAAACATCCCCCTTGAAGGGTGGTAGCTGAAGCAGTGCACTTAGTACATGCACACAGTTGCACACAATCATACCCATAAGCATCCTCTTCACATCTTACCTTAAGGCTTTAAGAACCACACTGCACAGGGATCACTGGCACATTGCAACTGGttcctccatgtcagacactggCAGCAGTACTGGTTTACCCTTCAGCACCACCATAGGCTCATTTCCCTCCCTGCATCTGACATCATCAGCTAATCATTTCTGATGCCCACAAACAGCCTGTTATGGCCCTGAAGGCCAGGTCACCATTTGTGAATTCACAACTGCTTTCCATTCACCCACATCACTCAGAACTAGTTTGTTAGTTGTACAGGCATCACTCTTCATCTAATGCTCCCTTCATAATGTCTATCCAGCCCTTTGTATGGGAAAAATCTTTTTTAACCATTTGTCTGAATCATCTGCAATCATGCTACTTAAATTTTTAAATACATAGTATCAATTTGTGCCATACTTATTACATCTCCACACTCTCTTCATTCACACTCCAAGCACATCCTCATAACGTTGGTCATTGTTACATCCTAGCCCACTCTGTGAAAGCACCCTCAGATGGTTTGATATTTGAAGAAATTGGGTGAGAAAGATGTTTATAGATattgtgaaaagagagagagagagagagagagagagagaggagagagagagagagagagagagagagagagagagagagatttaaggtGAATGAGTAAAAAACAGGGGTAAGCAAAGTTGAAGTGCATGGACAGAAATAGACTGAGACTCTGGCCAACTCTCATCATGAAAGTTGGAAGGAATAAACATCAGACTTACCGGAAGGTAAAGTGAATGTTGGTAGAGGGCTTACATTTGAAAAGAGAGATATCCATGCTGAACTTATTAGAAAACTGAGTTTTGAGGATTTGGACTGCAGATGAGTGCATGTATGCCGTTACTTTGTgtcattcatctttattttgatatgttttctcattttaattGCATGGATTTAGGCCACTTTGGAAGAGAGAGTAACCAGGTGTATACATAACATATATAGATAACTTATCTGAAGCAGCATGTACACACCCAGACAGTGGACATCCTGAGTTGTGTTTACATTGTGTTTTGCTCCTTCAGGTTGATGATTCCTTCCTGTCGGGTAACCCAGTGAGGAGCCGCGATGGCCGGTGTGGCCGAGACGACTTCATCCCCGCCACACCCACCGACTCAGCCAAGACCCCATCAGACCTGCACATGATCCACATCAAGCAGGAGCTGGAGACCATGGGCAGTGTAAGTCTGTTGCACACCTTGGGGAGATGGACACACTCTCACCACTCTAGGAATAGTTTGTTATTCCTTAATTACACTGTTGCCTTTGCCAGATGTAGTACTACTGTGTAATGCAGTCATTTTGTAGTGCAGGTATCAGTGTTGTTTTGAATAGAGAATGAACACTTTGAAATACTATACTATATCATTATCAGTGCTGTTTTGATACAGAAATAATTCTCTGAAATGAGAGTAATGGTTTTAAAGAGGAAATACATATACTGCTAATAATTCTGAAATACATTGTTGATATAAAAGTTATCTTATGCAGTTATATTCTTTTGCAGTAACATTGTGATCTAGTGTATATTGTAATATTAACaatttgtttttctataaagGTTCCTTTGCTTCACCAGAGTGATGAGGAGCCCATGTCCACCAGCACCATGGACACCGTGTCCAGCACCAGCACCCTCACGCCCCTGCTGCGCTCCCCCCAACATGGCCTGTCCAACCACAACCACCTCATGTCCCACCTCAGCAGCAACCCCACCGCCTCGCCCCTCAGCCACCACATGCAGCACACCAATGGCGGTCAGACCTTTGAAAGCTTGCTCAATGACGAGACCAATGGCACCAACACATCTCTCCTCCAGAATGCCTTGCAAAACAATGCCCAGAACGGCTTGATAGATGTCCGTCACATCAAGAGAGAAAACTCTGTCGCAGCAGCAAATCCTCTGCTTGCTGGTGAGTGATACATGcgttcatatttctttctttttttcttcttcaccgtttGCTCGTTTGCTTCCACCATGTAATACAAAATGATAACATTTCTTTTTTGAATGGAATGTTTTGGAATACTTTGCAATGCTTTCACTCATGCCCACACTCCATCTGTCTGACATAGAACATTTGTCTCATTTCAAGAAGTGACACCAGTCCCTCATTGGACCTTTTGGGAGGACTTTGGTATGcataattgtttttatttttcattcattagtATTTCTTAGTCTCTGTAAAAGTCATCCTGTAACTTCCCTTTAATTTTGTGGCAGCATCAATACCACACCCTGAGAACTTGAGGCCTTTGTATATGGTCTGTCAAAATTTCATTAATTAGCTTTTAGAAATTTATGACCTATATTATAATATTTGTTGAGCCTTTCATATTTGTACTGTGATCATACATGAGAGTACAATAAGTAGTCATTGTGTTAGTGTTGTGAGTGTATATGTGACACTAGCTGTGGCCATCACCCTTGTGGACGGCAGCAAAACACTGAAGCACAAAACTTTCAAAGGACAAATCACTGTTTTCAAATAAGTTTGATATTGTATAGTTTTTTAAAATCTTTATTACTCTATTTACATCTGAAAATCAGTTACAGAGGGAACATTAGATATATAAAGTAGTGCTGTGTCATCAAAAAGAATTGATGGGTTAAGAAATGCTTCTATTATAGCTATAAGCAGTGCATTAAACAGATAACTGAACcaaatttaaaagagaaaaaattccTGCTGCCCACTCATTTCCATCCACATACCATATCTACCTTTATCCAGTATAGTTGGGGGACATGGCCTGGCCTGCCAGCACACACTTTGGCCGGGGAGGAAGAATATTGCTGCCAGATTCCCTGTATGCTTGTAAAGGCagctgaaagaggtgaagaaaggaattTGGGAATTCCCTTCTCTGTATTCTTGTCCTTACAGTGGAACAAGATATAATGTAGATGCAttgcctcacctttcctctagAAATATAGACACATTTAGCTATATCAGAtgcctgttcctaaaatttACCCAAAGAGGATGGATGTTGTGGAAGTCCCTATTCCAGTTCTTGCATTCAATTCATAGAAATCTCCATTAATCCCTGCCATTGCCTTCCTGCCTTGCATGCTCCAGTCCTTCCACTCTGCTCTTGTACATACTACACCAACATGACCTCCCATTTCATTGGagattatccttttcttctcttgctcttACGGTATCCAGCTTACTCATATATGCTCTTCAACATCTCACTTGTCATTGTTTCCATTCTTTCCATGAGTTGGAACAAGCTCAGGTTGTTTTACATGATCTGCTCAGCCACtctgtattttatttctttccccgTTACTTGATGTACCAAATTTGTCACACGCACTTTCATTACTTTCACCATCCATTCTTGGCACACAAAAGCCACTTCTCAGGTAACTCATCTCATCTTTATCTGTTTTTAATTTCACACTGGtctctctcatgtgtgtttGAATGCAGATACAATTATTCTGTTATGcagcctctctttttttttacctccataCCTACTGCCCTGTCTTAGATCCTGCCACACTCCTCCCTTACACCATGCTTTTCACCAGTCACCTTCCATGCTCTCCTGCTAACACATTATCAAAATAAAGTATTTATATTCACATACCTTCTTTTGTCATCTCCCCACTCAGGCACCTCATAAAAACACTGAGACATTGATCTGAATGCAGGATAAAACTTTAGCCATGAAAGGCCTTTGTTAGGGATAAGGATCAAACCTTTGACCAGGAGAACAGAAAGCACCACTTTAGACAACAGAATCTTAACTATTGACTATTTGGTACTTCcatccttaattactaatcattctgagacatctttacttgttatATCCACCTCCATTGTTTAAACTTGGCAGAATTTGCAAATATATTATCTTTAATCCCCTTCTCTTTTGTAGAtccttataaagatttcattcattacttccagtgctgttaattgtttcatattgcagtgaaagagttaatgatCACCCCAAGGCAATTTTGGGGACCATTTTGAGACCTTTGCACTCCTAGTCACttca
This genomic interval from Scylla paramamosain isolate STU-SP2022 chromosome 7, ASM3559412v1, whole genome shotgun sequence contains the following:
- the LOC135102071 gene encoding uncharacterized protein LOC135102071 isoform X3, which produces MTPMGMGVIGGMASNPSSAPECGDLAELSQADLKGLVGEITEEDEIFTSISVSNFELDNIFAEVDDSFLSGNPVRSRDGRCGRDDFIPATPTDSAKTPSDLHMIHIKQELETMGSSDEEPMSTSTMDTVSSTSTLTPLLRSPQHGLSNHNHLMSHLSSNPTASPLSHHMQHTNGGQTFESLLNDETNGTNTSLLQNALQNNAQNGLIDVRHIKRENSVAAANPLLAEVTPVPHWTFWEDFGLLSSSYDRPMASPASTPSSTPSLPSLMGHVKIKKETLDHPHDTCKGEYPHPVLQRPIGRKVWCFPFGLAFIFPIYCNLNFTPKMSGISNAVVSHVWVSV